One window of Nymphaea colorata isolate Beijing-Zhang1983 chromosome 1, ASM883128v2, whole genome shotgun sequence genomic DNA carries:
- the LOC116250314 gene encoding F-box/kelch-repeat protein At2g44130-like, with protein MDELVASDNWEEPVIPDLPDDVALECLFRVPHSCLAAMRAVSRRWRKLVGGPDFSEERKLRGTADGFACLVQQHAAPAAGTLAEAARTGRKSAASGRGPPVYGITLFDPRRGSWERLQYPDGHQGGLPLFCQCVSVAGKLVILGGWDCVTWEATRGVSVYDFRTRRWSKGKDMPGPARSFFAAAVAERTTSGGVGGSGGRGLVFVAGGHDENKNALRTGAVYDVGRDEWEELGEAMEEERDECEGLMVGKEFWVVSGYGTEGQGRFKESAEAFDTETGRWRRVDGAWAGGACPRSLCLGVADGDGGNSRVVSVDADGSNGAVKMGRCVVGMAGNWALVTGTAHEGAPVGCCLVDVGKNGGAWTRVEMPPDFSGFVQSGCFVEI; from the coding sequence ATGGATGAATTAGTTGCGTCCGACAACTGGGAGGAGCCAGTCATCCCTGACCTTCCGGACGATGTTGCCTTGGAGTGCCTGTTTCGGGTGCCTCACTCCTGCCTCGCCGCCATGAGGGCGGTAAGCAGGCGGTGGAGGAAGCTAGTCGGCGGCCCCGATTTCTCCGAGGAGAGGAAGCTCAGGGGCACTGCCGATGGCTTCGCGTGCTTGGTTCAGCAGCACGCAGCTCCGGCCGCGGGGACCCTGGCGGAGGCGGCACGGACAGGCAGGAAGAGTGCCGCCAGCGGCAGGGGTCCGCCGGTTTACGGGATCACGCTGTTCGACCCGCGAAGGGGGAGTTGGGAGAGGCTGCAGTACCCGGACGGCCACCAGGGTGGCCTCCCGCTCTTCTGCCAGTGCGTGTCCGTGGCGGGCAAGCTCGTGATCCTCGGGGGGTGGGACTGCGTCACCTGGGAGGCCACCCGCGGCGTCTCCGTGTATGACTTCAGGACGAGGCGGTGGTCCAAGGGGAAGGACATGCCCGGCCCTGCTCGTTCCTTCTTCGCAGCAGCGGTGGCGGAGAGAACGACTAGTGGCGGGGTCGGCGGAAGTGGCGGCAGGGGATTGGTGTTCGTGGCTGGAGGCCACGACGAGAACAAGAACGCGTTGAGAACAGGGGCGGTGTACGACGTGGGGAGGGACGAGTGGGAAGAGCTCGGGGAGGcgatggaggaggagagggaCGAGTGCGAGGGGTTGATGGTGGGGAAGGAGTTCTGGGTGGTGAGCGGCTACGGCACCGAAGGGCAGGGCAGGTTCAAGGAGAGCGCCGAGGCCTTCGACACGGAGACAGGGAGGTGGAGGCGCGTCGACGGTGCCTGGGCCGGCGGGGCTTGCCCGAGATCGTTGTGCCTGGGCGTTGCCGACGGGGACGGTGGCAATAGCAGAGTGGTGAGCGTCGACGCCGACGGCAGCAACGGAGCAGTGAAAATGGGGAGGTGCGTGGTGGGCATGGCAGGAAACTGGGCGCTGGTGACGGGGACGGCACACGAGGGGGCGCCGGTGGGTTGCTGCCTGGTGGACGTGGGTAAGAATGGGGGAGCTTGGACACGGGTGGAGATGCCGCCTGATTTTTCAGGTTTCGTTCAGTCCGGCTGCTTTGTGGAGATCTGA